The following proteins are encoded in a genomic region of Musa acuminata AAA Group cultivar baxijiao chromosome BXJ2-11, Cavendish_Baxijiao_AAA, whole genome shotgun sequence:
- the LOC135627224 gene encoding alpha-1,3-arabinosyltransferase XAT3-like isoform X1, with translation MGYNPKLVKRLRQQQSRGLGVGLIVGCLLLSMTYVTVFRTDIDLLSILNSSPPSSPIIAAPTDPPAVANMTWFRQLDDEDGNPPQNGQSAAAPSVKQQHLPSTTERADVVARRRSKPLCDLSEYRTDVCDMEGDIRIVGKGSATVMLVPPNGSSGTSESWEVTPYARKGDRTVTRNVRKVKVKSLQEHEEAPVCSLHHTVPGVLFASAGYCGNIFHDVADVLLPLFITSRGFDGNVQFLVANNQSWWFYKYHHILQKLSSHELINYDHDDRVHCFKHVIVGLRADRDLMVDASRSAQGLSMLNFVKFLRSAYSLERDRPWTAGGPPGRQPRLLFIARGRSRRFVNLDEIVRLAEQVGFEVVMAEPSFMDVGRFAGTVNSCDVMVGVHGAGLTNMVFLPTNAVLIQVVPLAKLDWIAANYYAEPAKGMKLRYLQYEISEEESTLIELYPRDHKVFKDPDSIHKQGWKKMGEVYLRKQNVKLNVNRFRPVLEKALQLLKEKAEHTRE, from the exons ATGGGATACAACCCAAAGCTGGTGAAGAGACTTAGACAGCAGCAGTCGCGGGGTTTGGGCGTCGGCCTCATCGTGGGATGCCTTCTGTTGTCGATGACCTACGTTACGGTGTTTAGGACTGACATCGACCTCCTCTCCATCC TGAATTCGTCGCCGCCGTCGTCACCTATCATTGCAGCTCCCACGGATCCACCTGCGGTTGCAAACATGACGTGGTTTCGTCAGCTAG ACGACGAAGATGGCAATCCGCCACAGAATGGCCAATCGGCTGCTGCTCCGTCTGTGAAACAACAACATCTTCCCAGCACCACCGAGAGAGCAG ATGTGGTAGCTCGGAGGCGGAGCAAGCCCCTGTGCGATCTCTCCGAGTACAGAACCGACGTGTGCGACATGGAAGGCGACATCAGGATAGTCGGGAAGGGTTCAGCCACCGTCATGCTCGTTCCGCCCAACGGCAGTAGCGGAACGAGTGAATCGTGGGAGGTCACGCCTTACGCTCGCAAGGGGGATCGCACGGTCACCCGCAACGTCCGCAAAGTGAAGGTGAAGTCGCTGCAGGAGCACGAAGAAGCTCCTGTATGCAGCCTCCATCACACCGTCCCCGGCGTCCTCTTCGCCAGCGCCGGCTACTGCGGCAACATCTTCCACGACGTCGCGGACGTGCTGCTTCCCCTCTTCATCACCTCTCGCGGATTCGACGGCAACGTGCAGTTCCTCGTCGCCAACAACCAGTCCTGGTGGTTCTACAAGTACCACCACATCCTTCAGAAGCTCTCCTCGCACGAGCTCATCAACTACGATCACGACGACAGAGTACACTGCTTCAAACACGTCATCGTCGGTCTGCGCGCTGACAGGGACTTGATGGTCGACGCCTCCAGATCGGCGCAAGGTTTGTCCATGCTGAACTTCGTGAAGTTCCTGAGAAGCGCGTACTCGCTGGAGCGGGATCGGCCGTGGACGGCGGGCGGGCCGCCCGGAAGGCAGCCGCGGCTGTTGTTCATCGCGAGGGGCAGGTCGAGGAGGTTCGTGAACTTGGACGAGATCGTGCGGCTGGCGGAGCAGGTCGGTTTCGAGGTGGTGATGGCGGAGCCAAGCTTCATGGACGTGGGCAGGTTCGCCGGCACCGTGAACTCGTGCGACGTGATGGTGGGCGTGCACGGGGCGGGGCTGACCAACATGGTGTTCCTCCCCACCAACGCCGTGCTGATCCAAGTGGTGCCGCTGGCGAAGCTGGATTGGATAGCGGCGAATTACTACGCGGAGCCTGCCAAGGGGATGAAGCTGCGGTACTTGCAGTACGAGATAAGCGAGGAGGAAAGCACGCTGATCGAGCTGTATCCCAGAGACCACAAGGTGTTCAAGGATCCGGACTCGATTCACAAGCAAGGGTGGAAGAAGATGGGGGAGGTGTACCTGCGGAAGCAGAACGTGAAGCTTAATGTGAACCGATTCCGACCGGTCCTGGAGAAGGCGCTGCAGCTTCTCAAAGAGAAAGCAGAGCACACGAGAGAGTAA
- the LOC135627224 gene encoding alpha-1,3-arabinosyltransferase XAT3-like isoform X2 encodes MGYNPKLVKRLRQQQSRGLGVGLIVGCLLLSMTYVTVFRTDIDLLSILNSSPPSSPIIAAPTDPPAVANMTWFRQLDDEDGNPPQNGQSAAAPSVKQQHLPSTTERAARRRSKPLCDLSEYRTDVCDMEGDIRIVGKGSATVMLVPPNGSSGTSESWEVTPYARKGDRTVTRNVRKVKVKSLQEHEEAPVCSLHHTVPGVLFASAGYCGNIFHDVADVLLPLFITSRGFDGNVQFLVANNQSWWFYKYHHILQKLSSHELINYDHDDRVHCFKHVIVGLRADRDLMVDASRSAQGLSMLNFVKFLRSAYSLERDRPWTAGGPPGRQPRLLFIARGRSRRFVNLDEIVRLAEQVGFEVVMAEPSFMDVGRFAGTVNSCDVMVGVHGAGLTNMVFLPTNAVLIQVVPLAKLDWIAANYYAEPAKGMKLRYLQYEISEEESTLIELYPRDHKVFKDPDSIHKQGWKKMGEVYLRKQNVKLNVNRFRPVLEKALQLLKEKAEHTRE; translated from the exons ATGGGATACAACCCAAAGCTGGTGAAGAGACTTAGACAGCAGCAGTCGCGGGGTTTGGGCGTCGGCCTCATCGTGGGATGCCTTCTGTTGTCGATGACCTACGTTACGGTGTTTAGGACTGACATCGACCTCCTCTCCATCC TGAATTCGTCGCCGCCGTCGTCACCTATCATTGCAGCTCCCACGGATCCACCTGCGGTTGCAAACATGACGTGGTTTCGTCAGCTAG ACGACGAAGATGGCAATCCGCCACAGAATGGCCAATCGGCTGCTGCTCCGTCTGTGAAACAACAACATCTTCCCAGCACCACCGAGAGAGCAG CTCGGAGGCGGAGCAAGCCCCTGTGCGATCTCTCCGAGTACAGAACCGACGTGTGCGACATGGAAGGCGACATCAGGATAGTCGGGAAGGGTTCAGCCACCGTCATGCTCGTTCCGCCCAACGGCAGTAGCGGAACGAGTGAATCGTGGGAGGTCACGCCTTACGCTCGCAAGGGGGATCGCACGGTCACCCGCAACGTCCGCAAAGTGAAGGTGAAGTCGCTGCAGGAGCACGAAGAAGCTCCTGTATGCAGCCTCCATCACACCGTCCCCGGCGTCCTCTTCGCCAGCGCCGGCTACTGCGGCAACATCTTCCACGACGTCGCGGACGTGCTGCTTCCCCTCTTCATCACCTCTCGCGGATTCGACGGCAACGTGCAGTTCCTCGTCGCCAACAACCAGTCCTGGTGGTTCTACAAGTACCACCACATCCTTCAGAAGCTCTCCTCGCACGAGCTCATCAACTACGATCACGACGACAGAGTACACTGCTTCAAACACGTCATCGTCGGTCTGCGCGCTGACAGGGACTTGATGGTCGACGCCTCCAGATCGGCGCAAGGTTTGTCCATGCTGAACTTCGTGAAGTTCCTGAGAAGCGCGTACTCGCTGGAGCGGGATCGGCCGTGGACGGCGGGCGGGCCGCCCGGAAGGCAGCCGCGGCTGTTGTTCATCGCGAGGGGCAGGTCGAGGAGGTTCGTGAACTTGGACGAGATCGTGCGGCTGGCGGAGCAGGTCGGTTTCGAGGTGGTGATGGCGGAGCCAAGCTTCATGGACGTGGGCAGGTTCGCCGGCACCGTGAACTCGTGCGACGTGATGGTGGGCGTGCACGGGGCGGGGCTGACCAACATGGTGTTCCTCCCCACCAACGCCGTGCTGATCCAAGTGGTGCCGCTGGCGAAGCTGGATTGGATAGCGGCGAATTACTACGCGGAGCCTGCCAAGGGGATGAAGCTGCGGTACTTGCAGTACGAGATAAGCGAGGAGGAAAGCACGCTGATCGAGCTGTATCCCAGAGACCACAAGGTGTTCAAGGATCCGGACTCGATTCACAAGCAAGGGTGGAAGAAGATGGGGGAGGTGTACCTGCGGAAGCAGAACGTGAAGCTTAATGTGAACCGATTCCGACCGGTCCTGGAGAAGGCGCTGCAGCTTCTCAAAGAGAAAGCAGAGCACACGAGAGAGTAA
- the LOC135626297 gene encoding alpha-1,3-arabinosyltransferase XAT3-like has product MKMAKKFRPPVEPRSFGSGLIVGCFLVSMTYVLMSKKDIVSCLPSSRSLLLSSSPSWSDATPSSSIVSNRKIQLSGHEKAAEESNLERSEAIDMPDDSSPAASASDVLSEEGSSPSTDDKSDGAAGRKPMCDVSGYRLDTCDLAGDVRVIGKNSSSVVLVVTPDTSSTDRNESWQIKPYPRKYDSSAMAKVRPLSLKSLNGDPEAPRCSINHTVPGILFSTGGHCGNCFHDFADVLIPLFQTAIPFRGRVQFIITNHQRWWMNKYRPYLTKLSSYDAIDFDNDDRVHCFDHVIVGLRAERDLMIHPPNGGNYSIMDFVKLTRSAYSLERDRPWTPDQQPGNKPRLLFIARGGTRKFMNLDEIVPMAEQVGFEVVVSEPDFYDVARFAHIVNSCDVMVGVHGAGLTNFLFLPTDAIVIQVVPLGKLDWIATNFYAEPAMGMGLRYLEYNITVEESTLTELYPRDHPVFANPESIHKQGWFKLGNVFLKQQNVKLDVSRFRSVLVKALELLGEKRD; this is encoded by the exons ATGAAGATGGCGAAGAAGTTCCGGCCGCCGGTGGAGCCTCGCAGCTTCGGATCCGGATTGATCGTCGGATGCTTTCTGGTGTCGATGACATATGTTCTCATGTCCAAGAAAGACATAG TAAGTTGCCTGCCATCATCGCGTTCGTTGTTGTTGTCGTCCTCGCCGTCGTGGAGCGATGCAACTCCTTCGAGTTCGATAGTAAGCAATAGAAAGATTCAATTGTCAG GACACGAGAAGGCAGCAGAAGAGAGTAATCTCGAAAGAAGTGAAGCCATCGACATGCCTGACGATTCGTCCCCCGCAGCATCAGCGTCTGATGTTTTATCTGAAGAAGGAAGTTCTCCCAGCACTGATGACAAATCAG ATGGTGCAGCTGGGAGGAAGCCAATGTGTGATGTTTCCGGCTACAGATTAGACACCTGCGATCTCGCAGGGGACGTCAGAGTCATCGGGAAGAATTCATCCTCTGTAGTGCTTGTCGTTACCCCTGATACGAGCAGCACAGACAGGAACGAGTCATGGCAGATCAAACCTTATCCTCGCAAGTACGACTCCTCGGCCATGGCTAAAGTCCGTCCGCTGAGCCTGAAATCACTGAACGGTGATCCAGAAGCCCCTCGATGCAGCATCAACCACACAGTCCCCGGCATCCTGTTCTCCACCGGCGGCCACTGCGGAAACTGCTTCCACGACTTCGCCGACGTGCTGATCCCCCTCTTCCAGACCGCCATCCCCTTCCGAGGCCGAGTCCAGTTCATCATCACCAATCACCAGCGTTGGTGGATGAACAAGTATCGACCCTACCTGACGAAGCTCTCCTCGTATGACGCCATCGACTTCGACAACGACGACAGAGTGCACTGCTTCGACCATGTCATCGTCGGCCTGAGAGCCGAAAGAGACCTGATGATCCATCCCCCGAACGGCGGCAACTACTCCATCATGGACTTCGTGAAGCTCACTAGGAGCGCGTACTCGCTGGAGCGGGACCGGCCGTGGACGCCCGACCAGCAGCCGGGCAACAAGCCGAGGTTGCTGTTCATAGCGAGGGGCGGGACGAGGAAGTTCATGAACCTGGACGAGATCGTGCCCATGGCGGAGCAGGTGGGCTTCGAGGTGGTGGTGTCGGAGCCGGACTTCTACGACGTGGCCAGGTTCGCGCACATCGTGAACTCCTGCGACGTGATGGTGGGCGTGCACGGCGCCGGGCTGACCAACTTTCTCTTCCTCCCCACCGACGCCATCGTCATCCAGGTGGTGCCGTTGGGGAAACTGGATTGGATCGCCACCAACTTCTACGCAGAGCCCGCCATGGGGATGGGGCTGCGGTACTTGGAGTACAACATCACGGTGGAGGAGAGCACGCTGACGGAACTGTATCCGAGAGACCACCCGGTGTTCGCGAACCCCGAATCCATCCACAAGCAGGGGTGGTTTAAGCTGGGGAACGTGTTCCTTAAGCAGCAGAATGTAAAGCTTGATGTGAGCAGATTTAGGTCCGTCCTGGTGAAGGCTCTCGAGTTGCTGGGCGAGAAGAGGGACTGA
- the LOC103971468 gene encoding alpha-1,3-arabinosyltransferase XAT3 yields MKPHRSFPRPEPRRTGNGFIIASMLLSVCILSLIKARYCSAPYGKSRESSELEITMGAIRMLAAKSGDLALKGREDGEDNRLVLEAVSRDKAAMEVKKPVCIETSRRSDVCEAEGDVRVRASAQTIFVDPFLTSQEWKMKPYARKHDQPALAHVKEWTIRPFTEQEAPPSCTENYTVPAVVFSVGGYTGNLFHDFTDVIVPLFITSTRFHGEVQFVIADAKPWWLSKFSLLLKQLSKYEIIDADNDRDAVRCFPRVIAGLDFHKELGVDPAKAPSGYSMTDFKEMLRRAYGLERTRAEPSGDRWDVRRKPRLLIISRRSSRVFLNERGMSDMAMSLGFDVRIADPDVTTDLGKFARLVNSADVMIGVYGAGLTNIVFLPAGAVFIQVVPMGNLEWLARDTFEKPSPDMQIKYMDYRIQADESTLSDQYQKDHPVFTDPQSIHKKGWSELSRVYLENQDVKPHLGRLRITLLEALKFLPHGRKTTTQ; encoded by the exons atgAAGCCTCACAGGTCTTTTCCCAGGCCTGAGCCTAGGAGGACAGGAAATGGCTTCATCATCGCATCCATGCTTCTCTCTGTGTGCATCCTCTCGCTCATCAAGGCCCGTTATTGCTCAGCTCCATATG GCAAGTCGCGGGAGTCTTCGGAACTGGAAATAACCATGGGAGCTATCAGGATGCTGGCTGCTAAGAGTGGCGATCTTGCTCTTAAAG GGCGTGAAGATGGAGAAGACAACAGGCTAGTGTTGGAAGCAGTGAGCAGAGACAAAGCTGCTATGGAGGTCAAGAAGCCGGTATGCATCGAAACAAGCCGGAGATCTGATGTTTGCGAGGCGGAAGGCGACGTAAGGGTGAGAGCAAGCGCCCAGACCATCTTCGTAGACCCTTTCCTCACTAGTCAGGAATGGAAGATGAAACCTTACGCCCGGAAGCACGACCAGCCCGCTCTTGCTCACGTCAAGGAATGGACGATCAGGCCGTTCACGGAGCAGGAAGCACCGCCGAGTTGCACCGAGAACTACACCGTCCCCGCCGTGGTCTTCTCCGTCGGCGGCTACACCGGAAACCTCTTCCACGACTTCACCGACGTGATAGTCCCTCTGTTCATCACCTCCACACGGTTCCACGGCGAGGTACAGTTCGTCATTGCCGACGCGAAGCCCTGGTGGCTGAGCAAGTTCAGCTTGCTTCTCAAGCAGCTGTCCAAGTACGAGATCATCGACGCCGACAACGACCGAGATGCGGTGCGGTGCTTCCCCCGAGTGATCGCAGGACTCGACTTCCACAAGGAGCTCGGGGTCGACCCCGCCAAGGCTCCCAGCGGGTACTCCATGACGGACTTCAAGGAGATGCTGAGGAGAGCGTACGGACTAGAGAGGACGAGAGCGGAGCCGTCGGGTGACCGGTGGGACGTGAGGAGGAAGCCGCGGCTGCTGATCATATCTCGCAGGAGCTCAAGGGTGTTCTTGAACGAGAGGGGGATGTCGGACATGGCCATGAGCCTGGGCTTCGACGTGAGGATCGCCGACCCCGATGTGACCACCGACCTGGGGAAGTTCGCGAGGCTGGTGAACTCCGCCGACGTGATGATCGGAGTCTACGGCGCCGGGCTCACCAACATCGTCTTCCTCCCTGCGGGTGCCGTGTTCATCCAGGTGGTTCCCATGGGCAACCTGGAGTGGCTGGCGAGGGACACCTTCGAAAAGCCATCGCCGGACATGCAGATCAAGTACATGGACTACCGCATCCAGGCGGACGAGAGCACGCTCAGCGATCAGTACCAGAAGGACCACCCTGTGTTCACAGATCCTCAATCGATCCACAAGAAGGGTTGGAGCGAACTCAGCAGAGTATACTTGGAGAACCAAGATGTGAAGCCACATTTGGGCAGGCTCAGGATCACACTGCTGGAAGCTCTCAAGTTCCTTCCGCACGGCCGCAAGACGACGACTCAGTga